Sequence from the Coxiella endosymbiont of Amblyomma sculptum genome:
GGGAGGCGCCATTAAGTAAAGCAATTTGACTATCAGTGAGGTGCCATAAAGGTATTAACAACGAAGTAACTACTCCGATGACAAACAAATCGTAGGCGTCTGTAAAAAACCCTACCCCTGCAGTACCGACCATCCTCCAATGAAGACGACTAAGTTTTTGTTCGTCTAGTTCGAGTAAAAATTTTTCCTGTTGGTCAGTTTTCATTTGTTTCTCGTGTTGTGTTCAAAGAAACCATAACAGGTGTTTGTGACGATTTGATGACAATTTCTGCTTCTAGAATTCAATTTATGAGAATTTCAATAAAAATCTGATTTTTTAACAATACTCTCCTCTCTCTCCTTTAATATGGAAAACGGCATGTAAAGGTACTTCCTTTACCTAGTTCACTTTCAACGTGTAAATCTCCTTGGTGTCGTAGTAGGACATGTTTAACAATTGCCAATCCAAGACCAGTACCACCGTTTCCATAAGAACGCTCTTTGTTTACACGATAGAACCGTTCGGCGATTCTTGGAATGTGTTCTTTAGAAATACCAATACCGGTGTCCGATACACTAAATACAGCATAATGGCTCGAAGAATACCATTTTACGTATATACAACCCCTTGTCAGAGTATATTTGACAGCGTTGATAATGATATTTGAAAACAAACTTTTAAGTTCTTCTTCCGATCCAGTGATACATAAATTAGCTTCTGCTTCGAGATTGATGCTGTGTTTTTTTTCACCACTAATTCTTTGAGCGTCGGTACAAAGTGTTTTTAGCATTTTGGCAACAGATACATTCATTTTTTCTTTAGGAGTGTGATCGTCGCTTTCAAGGCAAGAAAGTAGCAAAAGATCATCAATAATTGTCTCCATGCGAGTACTGTATTGATACATTTGGCTGAAGATCTTTTGATAGGGCTTGATATCCAAATTGCTTTTCTTAAGCAAAGTTTCCAAATAACCTTGAATAACAGTTAATGGTGTTCGAAGTTCGTGCGAAACGTTCGCAATAAAATCTCTACGAATGCGCTCCAATTGATTAATGTGTTCTCTCGCTGCTATAGGTAACGATTTTAAATCTAGCGTACTACTGCTCTTCATGATTGGTTACAAATTGATATCCAGCCCCTCTAATTGTCTTAATCAAATGATGTCGGTCGTATTTTTTTAGTTTATCTCGAAGACGTCGAATATGAACGTCCACTGTGCGATCGTCGATGTAGACGTTTCCACCCCAAATGCGGGTGATCAGTTGGTCTCGAGTATAAGTTTTGTTGGGGTGTTCCATAAAAAAATGAAACATTTTATATTCAATTGGCGAAAGAACTAAGTGTTTTTTATTTACGGTGATTTGATATTTAGCGGTATTTATGACAATGTCTTGGTATTTGATTTCATGAAAAGGAGAAAGTAAAGGACCTCTGCGCAACACTGTTTTTATTCTTGCTGTCAATTCGTCAGGAGAGAAGGGTTTGGTGATATAATCATCAGCCCCTGTCATTAGTCCTCTAATCTTATTTTCTTCTTTGGATTTAGCAGTGAGCATAATAATCGGTACATCTCGAAAGTCAACTTGTTTCTTAATCCAGTCAATGAATTCGATTCCACTTTCGCCCGGCAACATCCAGTCGAGCAAAATAAGGTCGGGCGGTTGATTGATTGTTTGTGTTTTCGCTTTTTCTACATTTTCAACATCTATCAATCGAAATTCATTAGAAAGTGAAAAATGTAACATATCTCGAATAGCAGTTTCGTCTTCAACGAGTAACAAGGTAACAGTTTTTTGCATTTTTGATGAAATCGGGGCGAAAGGACTCGAACCTTCGACCACTGCCTCCCGAAGGCAGTGCTCTACCAACCTGAGCTACACCCCGTCTTACCGTACTACCGATGTATCCATTTATCATAACCAGAAGAGAACACAATTAGAAGCATCATTATTATACCTTAGTATTATAACTATTTCGAAAATTGGTGAAAAACAAGAAGATCACAAAATTTGTATTTGCATTTTTACACAGATTATTGGACAATGCGAATGGGTGGAAAAGTAATATTAGGATATGTGCATGGTGTGTTTTTGTCTAGAGGAAGTTTTTCAGTGTATGCGATTATTAGGACTGGAGGCAAACAATATCAAGTCGCTGCAGGCCAGACTTTACAAATAGAAAAATTGCCTCAGAGTGTGGGTGCTTTTGTAAAGTTCAGTGATGTTTTACTGATTGAAGATGATGGTGAGTTATATCTTGGGTTTCCTCAAATGCAAAGCGCCGAAGTGGTTGCTCAGGTTCTTGGCCAAAGGAAGGCCGGTAAGATTCATATTATCAAATTTAAACGACGTAAACACCATATGAAACGCATGGGGCATCGGCAGTATTTTACGACTGTGAAGGTTATGGGTATAAGTTTTGATAAAAGAAAGGAAGTGTCAGTAGGAAATTCTGCTGCTTCCGTTTCGTTGATGGATACAGTTTAAGTTTAAGTAGATAGAGTGTTATTGTTTTTTTAGGGTGTTGTTAGGGTAGTTTTGGGGAAAAGAAAGTTTAGGAGATAGAATAATTAAATAATTAGGAGATAGAAATGGCCCATAAAAAAGCGGGCGGTAGTACGCGAAACGGTCGGGATTCGAACCCTAAAATGCTTGGTGTAAAGAGGTTTGGGGGTGAACGGGTGGTTTCCGGTAGTATTGTTGTTCGGCAACGAGGGACTCGTTATCATCCGGGAGAAAATATGGGTGTAGGTCGAGACCATACGTTGTACGCGTTGGTTGACGGAAAAGTCAGGTTTTCTCGTAGGGGAATTAGACGGGGAATTAAATGGCGTAATTACGTGTCTGTTAAACCCATTACGGATTTTTGAATTTTTTTATAAAACTGTAAAACTTCTTCCTTACGGATTGTCTTTATCCTAAATGTTCTGTAATGTTCTGTATTTTTCGAATGCTTGTTATTTTTCCGTAGATTGTTTCTAGGAACCTTTTGGTAATAAAATAAATCCATAAGGACTGTTTCGAATATACGAAATTTGTAAATGAGAGATATGAAATTTGTAGACGAAATATTAGTACAAGCGGAAGGTGGAAACGGAGGAAATGGATGTTTAAGTTTTCGTCGAGAAAAATTTGTTCCTAAAGGAGGCCCTGATGGGGGTGATGGAGGTGATGGGGGGAGTGTTTATTTTATCGCAGATACGTCTGTCAATACATTGCTACAATTTTGCTATCGTCGGTTGTTGCGAGCGCAGGATGGACAATCTGGAATGAGCAGGCTTCGTAGTGGAAAACAAGGAAGAGACCTGATAATGTCTATTCCTGTAGGGACATTAGTTTATAATGTAGAAACGAAAGAATTGATTGGAGATTTAACTGAAAAAGGACAACGATTGTGTGTAGCTAAAGGGGGGCAGCGCGGTTTAGGAAATAATCGTTTTAAAAGTAGTAGAAACCGTACCCCTCGAAAAATAACTTGTGGGAAGAAAGGCGAAAAACGTATATTAAAGTTGGAGTTGAAATTATTAGCGGATGTAGGGTTATTGGGATTTCCTAATTCGGGAAAATCCACTTTTATACGCGCAGTTTCTAAAGCTGCTCCGAAGGTTTCCGATTATCCGTTCACTACTCTCTATCCGAGTCTCGGAGTGGTCTGTATCGATGATGGGAAAAGTTTTGTCGTTGCAGACGTACCGGGCATCATCGTAGGTTCCAGTGTAGGAACAGGACTTGGGGTTCGGTTTTTAAGACATCTCGAACGGACTCGAATTCTACTGCACATTGTCGATGTAGCTGTAGGAGATGTAGATTTGGTAGCTCAATCTGTACAAGAAATTTCGGACGAGCTTGAAAGGTTTAGTCGTCGTGAGATAAAAAAATCACGGTGGTTGGTCTTTAATAAGACAGATTTATTGCCTTTTGAAGAAATTGAAATGAAGTGTGCTAAGATTGTTAGCAAGCTTGGTTGGTGTGATCCAGTTTACAAGATTTCAGCCCTTAAAAAAGATGGAACACATCGTCTGTGTTGTGAATTGAGTGATACTATAGCGCGAGAACGACAAAAAACTAGCATGAACTGATTTCTTTTTTTAGGTCTTAGGTCTTTTAGGTCTTATTAGTCTCCAGTTTTTTCCAATGCCACTTACATTCTATTCCAATTCCACATTTACGCTTTTCATGTTCATCCATTTGTATTCCATTTTCTTTTCCAAAATTGGACAACTACACTAAAACCAAACCCCTACTCAAAATTCGAAATGACGATATCAAGGTCCGACTATTTTGATTAAGTCAGCTATATCTCGGTTTAAACGACTCTTCAAACGATTTGCTTTGTTTGGATGCACAAGACGCTTTCTAGAAAATTGATCAAGTAATCGAACGGTTTCTCGAAAGGAAATTTGTGCGGTCGAACAATCTTTTTCTCGGATATTCGTTAATGTCCTTTTTATGAGAGTACGTACAGAGGAACGGCGACTTGCGTTGTGTAGTCTTCTTTTTTGACTTTGTCGCGCGCGTTTTTTTGCTTGTAGAGAGCTGGCCATACAAAACTCCTAATTTTTGTAGGGGAAAGAATATACTGTTCAATACAAGGTTTGTCAATAAAACAGACCTGCGATAATATCCATCTTTTTCGCAAGTAATAATGAGAAAGTAAAATCTTATATGAGTCGACACAGATTGTTTAGATCTACATTGACTGTCTCCGGTATGACGTTTGTTTCGCGTTTGTTAGGATTTGTACGGGACGTTATGCTTGCTACAGATTTTGGTGCTGGCCCTTATTTTGACGCTTTTGTAGTCGCTTTCAAAATTCCTAATTTTATGCGTCGATTGTTTGGTGAAGGAGCTTTTATTCAAGCTTTTGTGCCTATATTGTCAGAATATCAGGCAAACTCTTTTCAAAAAGAGACGTACCGATTTGTCAGAGCAATTATTGGAAGTCTAGGCACGATTGTTCTACTTGTTGTTATATTTATCGAAATTTCCGCTCCCTGGACAACTGTGGTATTTGCGCCCGGATTTTCTCGTGATCCCACTCAACTGCGTTGTGTCGTCTATATGTTACGTATTACCTCTCCTTATTTGTTATTGATTTCTTTAACTGCTCTCACAGGAGCTGTATTAAATGTTTTTGATCGATACGCTTCATCGGCTTTTTCTCCAGTACTTTTAAATATTTCCATGATTGCAACGGTATGGTTTTGGATACCCTATGCTTCAACTCCCATTTACGCTTTAGCTTGGAGTGTCTTGATTGGTGGATTTTTGCAACTGATAACTCAACTTCCTTTTTTGTTCCGTTTGGGTTTCTCTCCTATCCCTAAATGGCAATGGCGTAATCCTGGGATAATTCGAGTTCTGAAGTCAATGGTGCCAACATTATTCGGCGTTTCTGTAGCACAGATAGGTTTAGTGATTGATAATTTTTTCGCTTCTTTTTTAAGATCTGGTAGTATTTCGTGGTTGTACTATTCCGATCGGTTAGTGTATTTTCCCCTTGGAGTTGTTGGAGTTGCATTGGCAACTGTAGTATTGCCAAATTTGTCTTGGTGCTACAGTTTAAAATCCGTTGACTCTTATTCTTCTGTACTTGATTGGGCTTTGAGAGTGGCAGCATCAGTTGGTATTCCTGTTTCCGTAGCTTTATTTGCTTTATCAGGTCCTTTGTTGGCAACGCTGATTTTTCACGGAGTTTTTACGACACAAGATGTTTTTATGACTCAAAAGAGCTTATGGGCATTTTCAATAGGTTTACCGTGGTTCATGTTCGTTAAAATTTTAGCGTCTGCTTTTTATTCTCGTCAAGATGTGAAAACTCCAGTAAAAACTGCAGCAGTGGCGATGGCAGTTAATCTTATTTTGAATGCGCTGCTCGTTCATCCTCTGGCGCACGCAGGGCTTGCTTTGTCTACTTCTTTAGCTGCTGCTTGCAATACGGGACTGCTTCTATTCTCTTTATTGAGACGTTCAATTTACAAATTGGATTCGAAGTGGCCAAAATTGATTCTGCAGTTACTAATAGCTAATGTTGCAATGGGTTTGGTTATTTTTCAGTTTTCAGGAAATGTTGAGAAATGGTTAATTTGGACTATGAAAGAACGGATTTGTCATTTATTGGTCGTTATTTTTTTAGGAATTATTACTTATTTAGCAATTTTGTGGATTACGGGACTGAGAATTTCCGATTTTCGTCTTCCAACTACAATCGATGCATATGATAAGATTAATATGCGGTAGATATCCTCTAAAAAAGGATTTGGATAATAGTTGTGTCGCTACATTAGGAAATTTTGATGGTATGCATTTAGGACACCAGTCTTTGCTCAAATCATTAGGATCTTTGGGGCAGGAATTCGGTTTGCCTACAACAGTGATTGTTTTTGAGCCTCAACCCAAAGAGTTTTTTTCAAAAAATCATCAAGTGTGTTCAAGATTGATGCGTTTCCGTGAAAAATACGCAGTATTGCAATCATGGAAAATTGACTTTCTTTTGTGTCTTCGTTTTGATCAAGTACTGGCAAACCTACCCCCGGAAAATTTTGTCAAAGAAATTTTGGTGGATCGACTAAAAGTACGAGCTATTGTTGTAGGAGACGATTATCGGTTTGGCGCTAAACGTGTAGGTAATTATCAGTTGCTTCAAAAAATGGGAGAGCGTTACAGTTTCAAAACTGTAGAAATGACATCGGTTTTGCACAAAAATCAAAGAATTAGTAGCACAAGAATCCGTCGTGCGTTAGAAATGGGAAACTTAGATTTAGCACAAAGCCTATTGGGTCGTCCCTACTGGATTTGTGGTAAAGTTATTTCGGGTGAAAAACGTGGACGTTCATTAGGTTTTCCAACAGCCAATATCGATTTACACAGAAACAAAGTGCCACTAACTGGTATTTTTGTAATTCGAGCGTATTTAGAAAATGAAGCCTTCCAAGGTGTAGCTAGTTTAGGGATGCGTCCTACTTTTGGAGGCACCCGAATTCTACTGGAAACATATCTCTTTAATCTTTCTTGTAACATTTATGGACACTATCTTCGGGTTGAGTTTTTGCATAGATTGCGACCTGAAGAATGTTTTTCGTCGACAGACGCTTTAGTGAAGCAGATACGTCAAGACGTATCAGAAGCAAAATATTTTTTCAACATTAATTTCGATTTCGACAGGACAAATAAAAGTTTATGCTGTATTGATAGTAGAGATTCTTTAAAAGAGAATGTGGGTTAATTGTTATAAATTTGTCTGGGTTGTAAAATCGTGTTTTTTCAATTATGGAGAGATGGTGGGTTGTATTTGCAATAAGTTGTTTTGATATAATCTCTTTTTCGGCATTGATTTTTCCTAACAAGAAGAGTAATCAAAAGAGCGTAGTTGAGTATGTTGTGTTATAAAAATACTTTAAATCTTCCACGAACCGGTTTTCCTATGCGCGCTAATCTGCCTCATCGAGAGCAGAAAATATTAGCCCGCTGGGAAGCATTGGATCTCTACCAACAAATCCGAGAAATACGAAATGGACGCCCAAAATTTGTTTTGCATGACGGACCTCCTTATGCTAATGGTCGTGCCCATTTAGGAACTGCTTTTAACAAAACACTT
This genomic interval carries:
- a CDS encoding ATP-binding protein; its protein translation is MKSSSTLDLKSLPIAAREHINQLERIRRDFIANVSHELRTPLTVIQGYLETLLKKSNLDIKPYQKIFSQMYQYSTRMETIIDDLLLLSCLESDDHTPKEKMNVSVAKMLKTLCTDAQRISGEKKHSINLEAEANLCITGSEEELKSLFSNIIINAVKYTLTRGCIYVKWYSSSHYAVFSVSDTGIGISKEHIPRIAERFYRVNKERSYGNGGTGLGLAIVKHVLLRHQGDLHVESELGKGSTFTCRFPY
- a CDS encoding winged helix-turn-helix domain-containing protein — protein: MQKTVTLLLVEDETAIRDMLHFSLSNEFRLIDVENVEKAKTQTINQPPDLILLDWMLPGESGIEFIDWIKKQVDFRDVPIIMLTAKSKEENKIRGLMTGADDYITKPFSPDELTARIKTVLRRGPLLSPFHEIKYQDIVINTAKYQITVNKKHLVLSPIEYKMFHFFMEHPNKTYTRDQLITRIWGGNVYIDDRTVDVHIRRLRDKLKKYDRHHLIKTIRGAGYQFVTNHEEQ
- the rplU gene encoding 50S ribosomal protein L21, which codes for MYAIIRTGGKQYQVAAGQTLQIEKLPQSVGAFVKFSDVLLIEDDGELYLGFPQMQSAEVVAQVLGQRKAGKIHIIKFKRRKHHMKRMGHRQYFTTVKVMGISFDKRKEVSVGNSAASVSLMDTV
- the rpmA gene encoding 50S ribosomal protein L27 translates to MAHKKAGGSTRNGRDSNPKMLGVKRFGGERVVSGSIVVRQRGTRYHPGENMGVGRDHTLYALVDGKVRFSRRGIRRGIKWRNYVSVKPITDF
- the cgtA gene encoding Obg family GTPase CgtA — translated: MKFVDEILVQAEGGNGGNGCLSFRREKFVPKGGPDGGDGGDGGSVYFIADTSVNTLLQFCYRRLLRAQDGQSGMSRLRSGKQGRDLIMSIPVGTLVYNVETKELIGDLTEKGQRLCVAKGGQRGLGNNRFKSSRNRTPRKITCGKKGEKRILKLELKLLADVGLLGFPNSGKSTFIRAVSKAAPKVSDYPFTTLYPSLGVVCIDDGKSFVVADVPGIIVGSSVGTGLGVRFLRHLERTRILLHIVDVAVGDVDLVAQSVQEISDELERFSRREIKKSRWLVFNKTDLLPFEEIEMKCAKIVSKLGWCDPVYKISALKKDGTHRLCCELSDTIARERQKTSMN
- the rpsT gene encoding 30S ribosomal protein S20, giving the protein MASSLQAKKRARQSQKRRLHNASRRSSVRTLIKRTLTNIREKDCSTAQISFRETVRLLDQFSRKRLVHPNKANRLKSRLNRDIADLIKIVGP
- the murJ gene encoding murein biosynthesis integral membrane protein MurJ; translated protein: MSRHRLFRSTLTVSGMTFVSRLLGFVRDVMLATDFGAGPYFDAFVVAFKIPNFMRRLFGEGAFIQAFVPILSEYQANSFQKETYRFVRAIIGSLGTIVLLVVIFIEISAPWTTVVFAPGFSRDPTQLRCVVYMLRITSPYLLLISLTALTGAVLNVFDRYASSAFSPVLLNISMIATVWFWIPYASTPIYALAWSVLIGGFLQLITQLPFLFRLGFSPIPKWQWRNPGIIRVLKSMVPTLFGVSVAQIGLVIDNFFASFLRSGSISWLYYSDRLVYFPLGVVGVALATVVLPNLSWCYSLKSVDSYSSVLDWALRVAASVGIPVSVALFALSGPLLATLIFHGVFTTQDVFMTQKSLWAFSIGLPWFMFVKILASAFYSRQDVKTPVKTAAVAMAVNLILNALLVHPLAHAGLALSTSLAAACNTGLLLFSLLRRSIYKLDSKWPKLILQLLIANVAMGLVIFQFSGNVEKWLIWTMKERICHLLVVIFLGIITYLAILWITGLRISDFRLPTTIDAYDKINMR
- the ribF gene encoding bifunctional riboflavin kinase/FAD synthetase — protein: MIRLICGRYPLKKDLDNSCVATLGNFDGMHLGHQSLLKSLGSLGQEFGLPTTVIVFEPQPKEFFSKNHQVCSRLMRFREKYAVLQSWKIDFLLCLRFDQVLANLPPENFVKEILVDRLKVRAIVVGDDYRFGAKRVGNYQLLQKMGERYSFKTVEMTSVLHKNQRISSTRIRRALEMGNLDLAQSLLGRPYWICGKVISGEKRGRSLGFPTANIDLHRNKVPLTGIFVIRAYLENEAFQGVASLGMRPTFGGTRILLETYLFNLSCNIYGHYLRVEFLHRLRPEECFSSTDALVKQIRQDVSEAKYFFNINFDFDRTNKSLCCIDSRDSLKENVG